Proteins from one Paraburkholderia acidisoli genomic window:
- a CDS encoding FUSC family protein has product MTYPSLRDWLFSVKTFAASMLALYLALIFELPRPYWAMASVYIVSNPFVGATRSKALYRALGTALGAAAAITLVPPFVETPLLFSVIVATWTGTLLYLAMSDRTARSYVFMLAGYTMPLIALPTVTDPTTVFDVAIARTEEITLGIICASVIGSNFLPSRLAPTLIERADAWFRDAAWYGRETLSGHIAGKDVSACRQRLANTVNQLEFLLSQLGYDHTHPGILTRAETLRGRMQLFLPMISALADPLIALRQDLKVWPEGLDALLNDAARWFDEPLPTRAADMHDNAGDPEADNLRARIAGLQPARDALTSWEGALLSNALWRLGQVIDVWQDCRALRSLIAHQDGAWRPRYRHWRLGGTERFYDRGLMLFSCLVPVSAILVACWLWVSSGWHDGAGAVTLAAVACCFFAALDEPAPMVFRFFVATAASVVFAGLYLFVALPKVHDFEMLVLLFAGPFILIGTLIPRPAFNVVTMLVAVNTATFISVQSAYEADFLVFLNSNIAGVAGLLFAYIWVRATRPFGAELAARRLLRSSWNDVALSASPTPIADQRNLTSRMLDRLMQLIPRLAASDDHRHPSIESFRDLRIALNALDLRRSRHKLDGDVPDAIDRVLAGVSEHYARCAQQSARQSAPPALLATIDDALHRVASRALAQTPPAGAGETVANAATPPRALVSQRWLRDTLHALVGVRLALYPAAASQAPSGGEAIA; this is encoded by the coding sequence ATGACCTACCCTTCCCTCCGCGACTGGCTCTTCTCGGTCAAGACCTTCGCCGCGTCGATGCTCGCGCTCTACCTCGCGCTGATCTTCGAGTTGCCGCGTCCTTACTGGGCAATGGCGAGCGTCTATATCGTGTCGAATCCGTTCGTGGGCGCCACGCGCTCGAAGGCGCTGTATCGCGCGCTCGGCACGGCGCTCGGCGCGGCCGCCGCCATCACGCTCGTGCCGCCCTTCGTCGAAACGCCGCTGCTGTTCAGCGTGATCGTGGCGACCTGGACGGGCACGCTGCTTTACCTCGCCATGTCCGATCGCACCGCGCGCAGCTACGTGTTCATGCTCGCGGGCTATACGATGCCGCTCATCGCGCTGCCCACGGTGACCGATCCCACGACCGTGTTCGACGTGGCCATCGCGCGGACCGAGGAAATCACGCTGGGCATCATCTGCGCGAGCGTGATCGGCAGTAACTTCCTGCCGAGCCGGCTCGCGCCCACGCTCATCGAGCGCGCCGACGCGTGGTTCCGCGACGCCGCCTGGTATGGCCGCGAAACGCTCTCCGGCCACATCGCGGGCAAGGACGTTTCGGCATGCCGCCAGCGCCTCGCCAATACCGTGAACCAGCTCGAATTCCTGCTGAGCCAACTCGGTTACGACCATACGCATCCCGGCATTCTCACGCGCGCGGAAACACTGCGCGGACGCATGCAGCTATTTCTGCCGATGATTTCGGCGCTCGCCGATCCGCTCATCGCCTTGCGTCAAGATCTGAAAGTGTGGCCCGAAGGCCTCGACGCGCTGCTCAACGACGCCGCGCGCTGGTTCGACGAACCGCTGCCCACGCGCGCCGCCGACATGCACGACAACGCGGGCGACCCCGAAGCCGACAACCTGCGTGCACGCATCGCCGGCCTGCAACCCGCGCGCGACGCGCTCACGAGCTGGGAAGGCGCGCTGCTCTCGAATGCGCTCTGGCGTCTCGGGCAAGTCATCGACGTCTGGCAGGATTGCCGGGCGCTGCGCTCGCTCATCGCGCATCAGGACGGCGCGTGGCGGCCGCGCTACCGCCACTGGCGGCTCGGCGGCACGGAACGCTTCTACGATCGCGGCCTGATGCTGTTCTCGTGCCTCGTGCCCGTGAGCGCGATTCTCGTGGCGTGCTGGCTGTGGGTGAGTTCGGGCTGGCACGACGGCGCAGGCGCGGTCACGCTCGCGGCCGTGGCATGCTGCTTCTTCGCGGCACTCGACGAACCCGCGCCCATGGTGTTTCGCTTTTTCGTCGCCACGGCTGCCAGCGTGGTGTTCGCGGGCCTGTATCTCTTCGTGGCGCTGCCCAAGGTGCACGACTTCGAAATGCTCGTTCTGTTGTTCGCGGGGCCGTTCATCCTGATCGGCACCTTGATTCCGCGCCCCGCGTTCAACGTGGTGACCATGCTCGTGGCCGTCAACACCGCGACCTTCATCAGCGTGCAAAGCGCGTACGAAGCCGATTTCCTGGTATTCCTGAACAGTAATATCGCCGGCGTCGCGGGCCTCTTGTTCGCCTATATCTGGGTGCGCGCGACGCGCCCGTTCGGTGCCGAACTCGCGGCGCGGCGGCTGTTGCGTTCGAGCTGGAACGATGTCGCGCTCTCGGCCTCGCCCACGCCCATCGCCGATCAGCGCAATCTCACCTCGCGCATGCTCGACCGCCTCATGCAACTCATTCCGCGTCTGGCGGCCTCCGACGATCATCGGCATCCGTCGATCGAAAGCTTTCGCGACCTGCGTATCGCGCTTAATGCGCTCGACCTGCGCCGCTCGCGCCACAAACTCGACGGCGACGTGCCGGACGCCATCGACCGCGTGCTCGCCGGCGTGAGCGAGCACTACGCGCGTTGCGCGCAACAGAGCGCACGCCAGAGCGCGCCGCCCGCGCTGCTCGCCACCATCGACGACGCCCTGCACCGCGTGGCCTCGCGCGCGCTCGCGCAAACGCCGCCCGCCGGTGCCGGCGAAACCGTAGCCAACGCCGCCACGCCGCCGCGCGCGCTCGTGTCGCAGCGCTGGCTGCGCGACACGCTGCATGCGCTCGTGGGCGTGCGGCTCGCGCTCTATCCGGCGGCCGCGTCGCAAGCGCCCTCGGGCGGCGAGGCGATCGCATGA
- a CDS encoding efflux transporter outer membrane subunit yields the protein MTRRAFWRGFALTPLTLALGACMTLGPNYKLPDEAVVNAPLAQGPIAGADHAPVSQQAVPADWWRLYDDPALNDLVQEALKSNASLRVAAANLARSREAVAVAAAQGGFSGGASAGFQRAQVSGEQYLLFEKVPVATLGDMGINVSYEFDLFGKLKRGVEAARADDEAVEAASDLARITVVADVVQAYVESCSAAEELAIAHDSLKLQQQRVSLSKRLRDAGRGNQPDVTRGQTQVDTLAADIPRFEGRRRIAQYQLAMLLARAPADLPPAALKCDRLPRLKQPIPVGDGAALLKRRPDVRQAERLLAASTARIGVATAEMYPSVSFGAGVSTVGLSGDLFEQKTDSWSFGPLINWTFPANGQRARVRAAEAATGGALAHFDGVVLNALRETQSSLATYAADDQRADSLRTAYTSAKQSADETHRMYAAGRESFLSDLDATRTLTSVHAQVAAAEGQVALDQVKLFLALGGGWETQSPAASAQKGAQAPQAASAAQHAQ from the coding sequence ATGACACGGCGTGCTTTCTGGCGCGGCTTCGCGCTTACGCCGCTCACGCTCGCGCTCGGCGCGTGCATGACGCTCGGGCCCAATTACAAGCTGCCCGACGAAGCCGTGGTGAACGCCCCGCTCGCGCAAGGGCCGATTGCGGGCGCGGATCACGCGCCGGTTTCGCAGCAAGCGGTGCCCGCCGACTGGTGGCGTCTCTACGACGATCCCGCGCTCAACGACCTCGTGCAGGAAGCGCTCAAATCGAACGCGAGTCTGCGCGTGGCCGCCGCGAATCTTGCGCGCTCGCGCGAGGCCGTTGCCGTGGCAGCCGCGCAAGGCGGCTTCTCGGGCGGCGCCTCGGCGGGCTTCCAGCGCGCGCAGGTGTCGGGCGAACAATATCTGCTGTTCGAGAAAGTGCCCGTGGCAACGCTCGGCGACATGGGCATCAACGTCTCGTATGAATTCGATCTGTTCGGCAAGCTCAAGCGCGGCGTGGAAGCCGCGCGCGCCGACGACGAAGCCGTGGAAGCCGCCTCCGATCTCGCACGCATCACCGTGGTCGCCGACGTCGTTCAAGCCTATGTGGAATCGTGCTCGGCCGCTGAAGAACTCGCCATCGCGCACGACTCGCTCAAGCTCCAGCAGCAGCGCGTGTCGCTCTCCAAGCGTCTGCGCGACGCGGGCCGCGGCAATCAGCCCGACGTGACGCGCGGCCAGACCCAGGTGGATACGCTCGCCGCCGACATTCCGCGCTTCGAAGGCCGCCGCCGCATCGCGCAGTATCAGCTTGCGATGCTGCTCGCGCGAGCGCCCGCCGATCTGCCGCCCGCCGCGCTCAAGTGCGATCGCCTGCCCAGACTCAAGCAGCCGATTCCCGTGGGCGACGGCGCCGCGCTGCTCAAGCGCCGTCCCGACGTGCGCCAGGCCGAGCGTCTGCTCGCGGCTTCGACGGCACGTATCGGCGTGGCGACGGCTGAGATGTATCCGTCCGTGAGTTTTGGCGCGGGCGTGAGTACCGTGGGTCTCTCGGGTGATCTGTTCGAACAGAAGACCGATAGCTGGTCGTTCGGACCGCTAATCAACTGGACCTTCCCTGCCAATGGCCAGCGCGCCCGCGTGCGCGCGGCCGAAGCGGCGACGGGCGGTGCGCTCGCGCATTTCGACGGTGTCGTGCTGAACGCGCTGCGCGAAACGCAATCGAGCCTCGCGACCTACGCCGCCGACGATCAGCGCGCCGACTCGCTGCGCACGGCCTATACCTCGGCAAAGCAGTCCGCCGACGAAACCCACCGCATGTACGCGGCCGGCCGCGAATCGTTCCTCTCCGACCTCGACGCCACGCGCACGCTCACGAGCGTGCACGCGCAAGTCGCGGCGGCCGAAGGCCAGGTCGCGCTCGATCAGGTGAAACTGTTCCTGGCGCTGGGCGGTGGCTGGGAAACGCAATCGCCGGCTGCGAGCGCGCAGAAAGGCGCGCAAGCGCCGCAAGCCGCCTCTGCAGCGCAACACGCTCAGTAA
- a CDS encoding MarR family winged helix-turn-helix transcriptional regulator, producing MSNLHTLRLAVSSTLVVAARKWRRTSHGALTAYNVSEACAAPLLTAGRLGEAVRQVTLAEHVGIEGPSLVRLLDQLCAAGLVRRDEDPDDRRAKTISLTNEGLAVTARMEDELRELRSRVLKGVTRADLEATLRVLNAFNTAEGADAALHD from the coding sequence ATGTCGAACCTTCACACATTACGCCTTGCCGTCAGCAGCACGCTCGTGGTGGCGGCACGCAAATGGCGCCGCACGAGTCACGGAGCGCTTACCGCATACAACGTCTCCGAAGCCTGCGCCGCGCCGCTGCTCACCGCCGGCCGGCTGGGCGAAGCGGTCCGCCAGGTCACGCTCGCGGAGCATGTGGGCATCGAAGGCCCCTCACTCGTGCGTTTGCTCGATCAACTTTGCGCCGCCGGTCTCGTACGCCGCGACGAAGACCCGGACGACCGCCGCGCCAAAACCATTTCGCTCACGAACGAAGGCCTCGCCGTGACCGCGCGCATGGAAGACGAGTTGCGCGAGTTGCGTTCGCGCGTGCTCAAGGGCGTGACCCGCGCCGACCTCGAAGCGACGCTACGCGTGCTCAACGCGTTCAACACGGCCGAAGGCGCCGACGCTGCCTTACACGACTGA
- a CDS encoding efflux RND transporter periplasmic adaptor subunit: MKKTWFSAGQILLTLIVVVVAALVLWRIVNYYMFAPWTRDGHVRADVIQVAPDVGGLITNVEVVDNQAVKKGQVLFVIDQARYALSLRLAQAALEQRKATLAQAKREFARNITLGNLVASETLEESRTRVEQGEAAAADAQVQVDTAKLNLQRTTIVSPVDGYLNDRAPRTGEYVSAGRAVLSVVDMHSFRVDGYFEETRLHGIHIGQPVEITVMGEDRPLRGHVQSIVAAIEDRDRQASPNLLPNVNPAFSWVRLAQRIPVRIALDEVPDDFRMIAGRTATVAVRAEAGHDKAARGANNANAASGVNGASGASGVSRPMSASSAAPASGASQ, from the coding sequence GTGAAAAAAACCTGGTTCTCCGCAGGACAGATCCTGCTGACGCTCATCGTCGTCGTCGTGGCCGCGCTCGTGCTGTGGCGCATCGTCAACTACTACATGTTCGCGCCGTGGACGCGCGACGGTCACGTGCGCGCCGACGTGATCCAGGTCGCGCCCGACGTGGGCGGCCTCATCACGAACGTCGAAGTGGTCGACAACCAGGCGGTCAAGAAAGGCCAGGTGCTGTTCGTGATCGATCAGGCGCGCTACGCGCTCTCCCTGCGCCTCGCCCAGGCGGCGCTCGAACAACGCAAGGCCACGCTCGCGCAGGCCAAGCGCGAATTCGCGCGCAACATCACGCTCGGCAATCTCGTGGCGAGCGAAACGCTCGAAGAAAGCCGCACGCGCGTGGAGCAAGGCGAAGCCGCCGCCGCCGATGCGCAGGTGCAAGTGGATACCGCGAAGCTCAATCTGCAACGCACCACGATCGTGAGTCCGGTGGACGGCTATCTCAACGATCGCGCGCCGCGCACGGGCGAATATGTCTCCGCGGGACGCGCGGTGCTTTCGGTGGTCGACATGCATTCGTTCCGCGTGGACGGCTACTTCGAGGAAACGCGCCTGCACGGCATTCATATCGGCCAGCCGGTCGAGATCACGGTAATGGGCGAAGACCGGCCGTTGCGCGGCCACGTGCAAAGCATCGTCGCGGCCATCGAAGACCGCGATCGCCAGGCCAGCCCGAACTTGCTGCCGAACGTGAACCCCGCGTTCAGCTGGGTGCGTCTCGCGCAGCGGATTCCCGTGCGCATCGCACTCGACGAAGTGCCCGACGACTTCCGCATGATCGCGGGCCGCACCGCCACGGTTGCCGTGCGTGCCGAAGCCGGCCACGACAAAGCGGCACGCGGCGCGAACAACGCGAACGCGGCCAGCGGCGTGAACGGTGCCAGCGGTGCGAGCGGTGTAAGCCGCCCGATGTCCGCCAGTTCGGCAGCGCCCGCCTCCGGAGCTTCGCAATGA
- a CDS encoding DUF1656 domain-containing protein, which produces MIGEIDIFGVFVPAVLVLMLIAYLINVVIGKVLTRVGFYRLVWHRSIFDLGIYVFVLAAVIIVSHRFVN; this is translated from the coding sequence ATGATCGGCGAAATCGATATCTTCGGCGTGTTCGTGCCCGCCGTGCTCGTGCTGATGCTGATCGCGTACCTCATCAATGTCGTGATCGGCAAGGTGCTCACGCGCGTCGGCTTTTACCGGCTCGTCTGGCACCGCTCCATTTTCGATCTCGGCATCTATGTGTTCGTCCTGGCTGCCGTCATCATCGTGTCGCATCGCTTCGTGAACTAA
- the pbpC gene encoding penicillin-binding protein 1C — MNVRRLIAVGVMAMPLTALALPTFDTVRAQWQSSDWVLLARDGTPLQRTRIERTARRGDWVALADVSPALREAIVVSEDKRFYEHSGVDWRGAAGAAWANLWNTRTRGASTVTMQLTGLLDDDPRHSGQRSIAQKAVQAVDALRLERSWRKDQILEGYLNLVPFRGEMIGLSALSQTLFGKTPSGLDARESAVAAALVRAPNASWPKVVTRACRILRDMNAANGCTNLDAFVQLAFARPASSLDTSFDTRSESSPQLAPHYARHIANLVHPAPGQRVPSTLDANLQRFARDTLTRTLIELNARAHPRNVQDGAVIVLDNATGEVRAWVGSSGGLSKAREVDAALALRQAGSTLKPFLYAEAIDERRVTTASLLDDAPLDLAAGGGLYMPQNYDKGFKGWVSVRTSLGSSLNVPAVRTLVMVTPHRFANTLTSLGLPLTQSGDYYGYSLALGSADVTLVSLTNAYRALANGGVATPVVEVPAAKNAVHPPAKRIFSREAAFIVTDVIADNNARTRTFDFDSPLATRMFSAVKTGTSKDMRDNWTVGFTSRYTVGVWVGNADGSPMWDVSGVSGAAPVWAAVVGYLHRRVPSVAPVAPPGVEHVRVTFAGSVEPARDEWFLKGTATPQVGLASNAADLARGPAQIGSPVDGTIFALDPDIPAPRQRVWFERANGSSTRVNWRLDGKPLNGGARVAWLPWPGKHRLELVDAKGTVTDTVRFEVRGAMAKPTSMRADAGQNGVTAR, encoded by the coding sequence ATGAACGTGCGCCGCCTCATTGCCGTTGGCGTCATGGCGATGCCGCTCACGGCGCTCGCGTTGCCGACCTTCGACACAGTGCGCGCGCAATGGCAAAGCTCCGACTGGGTGCTGCTCGCGCGCGACGGCACGCCGTTGCAACGCACGCGCATCGAGCGCACGGCGCGACGCGGCGATTGGGTCGCGCTCGCCGACGTCTCGCCGGCCTTACGCGAAGCGATCGTTGTTTCGGAGGACAAACGATTCTACGAGCACAGCGGCGTGGACTGGCGCGGCGCGGCGGGCGCGGCATGGGCGAACCTCTGGAATACGCGCACGCGCGGCGCCTCTACCGTAACGATGCAACTCACGGGTTTGCTCGACGACGATCCGCGCCATTCTGGCCAGCGCTCGATCGCGCAAAAAGCGGTGCAAGCCGTGGATGCGTTGCGGCTCGAGCGAAGCTGGCGCAAGGACCAGATACTCGAGGGGTATCTGAATCTCGTGCCGTTTCGCGGCGAGATGATCGGGCTTTCGGCGTTGTCGCAAACGTTGTTCGGCAAGACGCCTTCCGGTCTCGACGCGCGCGAATCAGCCGTGGCGGCAGCGCTGGTTCGCGCGCCCAATGCGTCGTGGCCGAAGGTCGTCACGCGTGCGTGCCGCATTCTGCGCGACATGAATGCCGCGAACGGCTGCACGAATCTCGATGCATTCGTGCAACTCGCGTTCGCGCGCCCGGCCTCGTCGCTCGACACCTCGTTCGACACTCGCAGCGAAAGCTCGCCCCAACTCGCGCCACATTACGCGCGTCATATCGCGAATCTCGTGCATCCCGCGCCGGGGCAACGCGTGCCTTCTACGCTCGATGCGAACCTGCAACGCTTCGCGCGCGACACGCTCACGCGCACGCTCATCGAACTCAATGCGCGCGCGCATCCGCGCAACGTGCAGGATGGCGCCGTGATCGTGCTCGACAACGCGACGGGCGAAGTGCGCGCGTGGGTCGGGTCGTCGGGCGGCTTGTCGAAGGCGCGCGAAGTGGATGCGGCACTCGCGCTGCGCCAGGCGGGCTCGACACTCAAGCCGTTTCTGTATGCCGAAGCCATCGACGAGCGCCGTGTCACCACGGCCTCGTTGCTCGACGACGCGCCGCTCGATCTCGCGGCGGGCGGCGGCCTCTACATGCCGCAGAACTACGACAAAGGGTTCAAGGGCTGGGTTAGCGTGCGGACTTCGCTGGGGTCGTCGCTCAACGTGCCGGCCGTGCGCACGCTCGTGATGGTCACGCCGCATCGCTTTGCCAATACGCTCACGTCGCTCGGTTTGCCGCTCACGCAAAGCGGCGATTACTACGGCTATAGTCTCGCGCTCGGCAGTGCCGACGTCACGCTGGTGTCGCTCACGAACGCGTATCGCGCGCTGGCGAACGGCGGCGTAGCCACGCCGGTGGTGGAGGTGCCCGCCGCCAAAAACGCGGTACATCCCCCCGCAAAACGCATTTTCAGCCGCGAGGCGGCCTTCATCGTCACCGATGTCATCGCCGACAACAACGCGCGTACGCGCACGTTCGACTTCGACAGCCCGCTCGCCACGCGCATGTTTTCCGCCGTGAAAACCGGCACGAGCAAGGACATGCGCGACAACTGGACCGTGGGCTTCACGTCGCGCTACACGGTAGGCGTGTGGGTCGGCAACGCGGACGGTTCGCCGATGTGGGACGTCTCGGGCGTGAGCGGCGCGGCGCCCGTGTGGGCGGCCGTGGTGGGCTATCTGCATCGGCGCGTGCCGAGCGTGGCGCCGGTTGCGCCGCCCGGCGTCGAGCACGTGCGCGTGACGTTCGCCGGTTCGGTCGAGCCCGCACGCGACGAGTGGTTCCTGAAGGGCACGGCCACGCCGCAAGTGGGTCTTGCGTCGAACGCGGCCGATCTCGCGCGCGGTCCCGCGCAAATCGGCAGTCCGGTGGACGGCACGATTTTCGCGCTCGACCCCGACATTCCCGCGCCGCGCCAGCGCGTGTGGTTCGAACGCGCCAACGGTTCGAGTACGCGTGTGAACTGGCGTCTCGACGGCAAACCGCTTAACGGCGGCGCGCGCGTGGCGTGGTTGCCGTGGCCGGGCAAGCATCGGCTCGAACTCGTCGATGCGAAGGGCACGGTCACCGACACGGTGCGCTTCGAGGTGCGCGGCGCGATGGCGAAGCCAACGTCAATGCGCGCCGACGCCGGGCAAAACGGTGTGACGGCGCGCTAA